In one Pangasianodon hypophthalmus isolate fPanHyp1 chromosome 22, fPanHyp1.pri, whole genome shotgun sequence genomic region, the following are encoded:
- the nr1d2a gene encoding nuclear receptor subfamily 1 group D member 2a: MGSTKPAGVIAYICSSGSASSPKSCLSDSSSVHSQSSSPPPSTAQSVKMEMPSARPLGVPKPTHSRMPVSEKSATKSSITKLNGMVLLCKVCGDVASGFHYGVHACEGCKGFFRRSIQQNIQYKKCMKSENCTIMRINRNRCQQCRFKKCLAVGMSRDAVRFGRIPKREKQRMLLEMQNAMNSVMTGAQLHQVLRDSSSCSPSSSSSSPSPPSSPQCSQDSESLVPMDTMSLASSCSSDSGEEDSAPRPDGFHLAQSGGALSLGLSERLSNSNVTNIHNSPCESRQQITIRYHSSAQPDNASYCHYSRPNLNELAGISASRRHLVCPMNTSPIVDPSKSSHEIWEEFSMSFTPAVREVVEFARQIPGFRELSQHDQVSLLKAGTFEVLMVRFSSLFDVKQRTVSFLSGRSYSVEALRSMGAGELLSSMFDFSEKLMALQLSPEEISLFTALVLVSADRTGIEDMSSVEALQENLIRALRNLIMKNHSNEAAVFTKLLLKLPELRSLNNMHSEELLSFKVHP, encoded by the exons CTGGTGTGATAGCGTACATCTGCTCTTCCGGTTCCGCCTCCAGCCCCAAATCCTGCTTGAGTGACAGCTCCAGTGTCCACTCACAGTCGTCATCCCCGCCCCCTTCAACAGCACAGAGCGTGAAGATGGAAATGCCCAGCGCCAGGCCTCTCGGCGTCCCTAAACCCACCCACTCTCGCATGCCTGTGTCGGAGAAGAGCGCAACCAAGAGCAGCATCACGA agCTGAACGGCATGGTGCTGCTGTGTAAAGTGTGTGGCGACGTGGCTTCAGGATTTCATTACGGCGTTCACGCTTGTGAAGGTTGCAAG GGCTTTTTCCGGAGGAGCATCCAGCAGAATATCCAGTATAAGAAGTGCATGAAGTCGGAGAACTGCACCATCATGCGCATAAACCGAAACCGCTGCCAGCAGTGCCGATTCAAGAAGTGCCTCGCGGTGGGAATGTCACGGGACG CTGTGCGGTTTGGACGCATCCCGAAGCGGGAGAAGCAGCGCATGCTCCTGGAAATGCAGAATGCCATGAACAGCGTGATGACCGGCGCCCAGCTGCACCAAGTGCTCCGAGACTCCAGCTCCTGCTCTCCCtcgtcttcctcttcctctccctcgCCCCCGTCCTCACCGCAGTGCTCTCAGGACTCAGAGTCACTAGTGCCCATGGACACTATGAGCTTGGCCTCGTCCTGTTCCTCAGACAGCGGGGAGGAGGATTCGGCACCTCGGCCTGATGGATTTCATCTTGCacaatcag GGGGCGCCCTTTCACTGGGCCTCTCAGAACGACTGAGCAACAGCAATGTGACAAACATCCACAACTCTCCCTGTGAAAGTCGGCAGCAAATCACTATCAGGTACCACAGCAGTGCTCAGCCTGATAACGCCTCATACTGCCACTACAGCAGACCCAATCTGAACGAGCTCGCTGGAATATCAGCCAGCCGAAGGCACCTG GTGTGTCCCATGAACACTTCACCCATAGTGGACCCGTCCAAGTCCAGCCATGAGATCTGGGAGGAGTTCTCCATGAGCTTCACGCCTGCTGTGCGAGAGGTGGTGGAGTTTGCCAGGCAGATTCCGGGCTTTCGCGAGCTCTCGCAGCACGACCAGGTCAGCCTGCTCAAGGCTGGAACATTCGAG GTGCTGATGGTGCGCTTCTCCTCGCTGTTCGACGTGAAGCAGCGCACGGTGAGCTTCctgagtgggcggagctacagCGTGGAGGCTCTGCGCTCCATGGGTGCGGGAGAACTGCTCTCGTCCATGTTCGACTTCAGTGAGAAGCTCATGGCGCTGCAGCTCAGCCCCGAGGAGATAAGCCTCTTCACCGCACTCGTGCTCGTCTCTGCTG ACCGCACCGGGATCGAGGACATGAGCTCGGTGGAGGCTCTGCAGGAGAACCTGATCAGAGCTTTGAGGAACCTGATCATGAAGAACCACTCGAACGAGGCGGCCGTCTTCACCAAGCTGCTGCTGAAGCTACCGGAGCTTCGTTCCCTCAATAACATGCACTCGGAGGAGCTGCTCTCCTTCAAGGTCCACCCTTAA